The following coding sequences are from one Frigoribacterium sp. Leaf415 window:
- the aztA gene encoding zinc ABC transporter ATP-binding protein AztA, with amino-acid sequence MTTNTAAARATLARLLGVGVSFGERTALADVDLDVPAGAVTVVAGPNGAGKSTLLEVVAGVRRPTSGTRSVTATIAFVPQRTAIPDGLPVTVRDVVTVGAWGRVGRWRPLDRRARAVVDEALDRLDVADLAQRPFAALSGGQRQRTLLAHGLARGADLLLLDEPTTGLDAVSAERIRVTLLDEAARGTAVLGVSHDPLLLDAAHRIVRLEAGRVV; translated from the coding sequence ATGACGACGAACACCGCCGCCGCTCGCGCGACCCTGGCGCGCCTCCTGGGGGTGGGCGTCTCGTTCGGTGAGCGGACGGCCCTGGCCGATGTCGACCTCGACGTGCCCGCCGGCGCCGTCACGGTGGTGGCCGGTCCGAACGGGGCCGGCAAGTCGACGTTGCTCGAGGTGGTCGCGGGCGTCCGGCGGCCGACGTCGGGCACGCGGTCCGTGACCGCGACGATCGCGTTCGTCCCGCAGCGCACGGCGATCCCGGACGGACTGCCGGTCACCGTGCGCGACGTCGTGACGGTCGGCGCCTGGGGCCGCGTGGGCCGGTGGCGTCCCCTCGACCGTCGGGCCCGCGCCGTCGTCGACGAGGCGCTCGACCGCCTGGACGTCGCCGACCTCGCGCAGCGACCGTTCGCCGCGCTCTCGGGTGGTCAGCGGCAGCGCACGCTCCTCGCCCACGGTCTGGCGCGCGGGGCCGACCTGCTGCTGCTCGACGAGCCCACGACCGGGCTCGACGCGGTGAGCGCCGAACGCATCCGGGTGACGCTGCTCGACGAGGCGGCCCGGGGCACGGCCGTCCTCGGCGTCTCGCACGATCCCCTGTTGCTCGACGCGGCACATCGCATCGTCCGGCTCGAGGCCGGTCGCGTCGTGTGA
- a CDS encoding MFS transporter, translating into MANPGPIGTQGVLTQPVSTVRVSRGYMIALGLAQFGLFAALLSPVYVSMQLKAQQLNPDDPASIIGLVLPFGAFGALLANPLVGALSDRTRTRWGRRRPYLVGGIVVFTLALAWLAFAPTVLQLGIAWVIAQVAANAVLAALTASFADNVPQFQRGKASSVIALAQNIAVLAGTYLAVLFVANLPVLFIAPGILAIVLILVYAVVARDDLPEYDLKPFTFVNLVSSFWTNPLKHRDFAFAWWSRFLIILATFMFTTYRLLYMQEHLGIADVADATAAVAFGVLLYTIALMASAALSGWLSDKLKMRKVFVGGSTALFAVGLILLAHAETVTGFYVAEIVMGFAYGIYAAVDTALVVDVLPNADRPGKDLGVINIANALPQSLAPAIALFFLGIGNAGSGNYTLMLWAAGVAAILGALAVIPIKRVR; encoded by the coding sequence ATGGCCAACCCAGGCCCCATCGGCACGCAGGGCGTGCTCACCCAACCCGTCAGCACCGTGAGGGTGTCGCGGGGCTACATGATCGCGCTGGGGCTGGCTCAGTTCGGCCTGTTCGCGGCCTTGCTGTCACCGGTGTACGTGAGCATGCAGCTCAAGGCGCAGCAGCTGAACCCCGACGACCCGGCGAGCATCATCGGGCTCGTCCTGCCGTTCGGCGCCTTCGGTGCACTGCTCGCCAACCCCCTCGTCGGCGCGCTGAGTGACCGCACGCGCACCCGCTGGGGGCGCCGCCGGCCCTACCTGGTGGGCGGCATCGTCGTCTTCACGCTCGCCCTCGCCTGGCTCGCATTCGCCCCCACCGTGCTGCAGCTCGGAATCGCCTGGGTCATCGCGCAGGTCGCGGCCAACGCCGTGCTCGCCGCCCTGACCGCGAGCTTCGCCGACAACGTGCCGCAGTTCCAGCGAGGCAAGGCCTCGAGCGTGATCGCGCTGGCGCAGAACATCGCCGTGCTCGCGGGCACCTACCTCGCCGTGCTCTTCGTCGCGAACCTGCCGGTGCTCTTCATCGCGCCGGGCATCCTCGCGATCGTCCTGATCCTCGTCTACGCCGTCGTCGCTCGCGACGACCTGCCCGAGTACGACCTCAAGCCCTTCACCTTCGTCAACCTGGTCAGCTCGTTCTGGACGAACCCGCTGAAGCACCGCGACTTCGCCTTCGCCTGGTGGTCGCGGTTCCTGATCATCCTCGCGACGTTCATGTTCACGACCTACCGGCTGCTCTACATGCAGGAGCACCTCGGCATCGCGGACGTCGCCGACGCCACGGCCGCGGTCGCCTTCGGCGTCCTGCTCTACACGATCGCGTTGATGGCGAGCGCCGCGCTCTCGGGCTGGCTGAGCGACAAGCTCAAGATGCGCAAGGTCTTCGTCGGAGGTTCGACCGCCCTCTTCGCGGTCGGCCTGATCCTGCTGGCCCATGCCGAGACGGTCACCGGCTTCTACGTCGCCGAGATCGTCATGGGCTTCGCCTACGGCATCTACGCCGCCGTCGACACGGCACTCGTCGTCGACGTCCTGCCGAACGCCGACCGCCCGGGCAAGGACCTCGGCGTCATCAACATCGCCAACGCCCTGCCGCAGTCTCTCGCACCGGCGATCGCGCTGTTCTTCCTCGGCATCGGCAACGCCGGCTCGGGGAACTACACCCTGATGCTCTGGGCCGCCGGCGTCGCGGCGATCCTCGGCGCCCTGGCCGTCATCCCCATCAAGCGCGTGCGCTGA
- a CDS encoding ATP-dependent DNA ligase → MIPTAAEPIVPMLAKAAADVPEPDSVEGGLVYEPKWDGFRGIVYAERAAAAAADADGPDAEAGPADTDGPDGPDATPLTIEIGSRGSKMLTRYFPELVEALARLLPGPCVLDGEIVVRTGEPGHERLDWDALGQRIHPAASRVAKLSVETPAMFVAFDLLALGDRDLLDAPFAERRALLLDTVGTDGGADATAGGAGHPLHVSQATDDVATARRWLTEFEGAGLDGVVAKPTRASYAPGKRTMLKVKHHRTADVVVLGYRVHKSGSGVGSLLLGLYDDEGELRNVGGASAFSDARRLELVDELAPFVDRDDDGEVRHAETERSRFSSGKDVSFVPLRPERVVEVRYDQMEGSRFRHTVQVERWRDDREACSCGFDQLEVPAAYDLGEVLT, encoded by the coding sequence ATGATCCCGACCGCCGCCGAACCGATCGTCCCGATGCTCGCCAAGGCCGCGGCCGACGTGCCCGAGCCCGACTCCGTCGAGGGCGGGCTCGTCTACGAACCCAAGTGGGACGGGTTCCGCGGCATCGTCTACGCCGAGCGCGCCGCCGCCGCCGCCGCCGACGCCGACGGCCCCGACGCCGAAGCCGGGCCCGCCGACACCGACGGCCCCGACGGCCCCGACGCCACCCCGCTCACGATCGAGATCGGCAGCCGCGGCTCGAAGATGCTGACCCGGTACTTCCCCGAGCTGGTCGAGGCCCTCGCCCGCCTGCTGCCGGGGCCCTGTGTGCTCGACGGCGAGATCGTCGTGCGCACCGGCGAGCCCGGCCACGAACGCCTCGACTGGGACGCCCTCGGCCAGCGCATCCACCCCGCGGCCTCGCGCGTCGCGAAGCTCAGCGTCGAGACCCCCGCGATGTTCGTAGCGTTCGACCTGCTCGCCCTGGGCGACCGCGACCTGCTCGACGCCCCGTTCGCCGAGCGCCGCGCGCTGCTGCTCGATACGGTCGGCACCGACGGCGGTGCCGACGCCACGGCAGGAGGCGCGGGTCACCCCCTGCACGTCAGCCAGGCCACCGACGACGTCGCGACCGCACGTCGGTGGCTGACCGAGTTCGAGGGCGCCGGGCTCGACGGGGTCGTCGCGAAGCCGACCCGCGCCTCCTACGCTCCGGGCAAGCGGACGATGCTCAAGGTCAAGCACCACCGCACCGCGGACGTCGTGGTGCTCGGCTACCGCGTCCACAAGAGCGGCTCGGGCGTGGGGTCGCTGCTGCTCGGGCTCTACGACGACGAGGGCGAACTGCGCAACGTCGGAGGCGCGTCCGCCTTCTCGGACGCCCGTCGCCTCGAGCTCGTCGACGAGCTGGCGCCTTTCGTCGACCGCGACGACGACGGTGAGGTGCGGCACGCCGAGACCGAGCGCAGCCGCTTCTCGTCGGGCAAGGACGTGTCGTTCGTCCCGCTGCGCCCCGAGCGCGTGGTCGAGGTGCGGTACGACCAGATGGAGGGCTCCCGGTTCCGGCACACCGTGCAGGTCGAACGGTGGCGCGACGACCGCGAGGCCTGCTCGTGCGGGTTCGACCAGCTCGAGGTGCCGGCGGCGTACGACCTGGGCGAGGTGCTGACCTAG
- the aztB gene encoding zinc ABC transporter permease AztB, protein MPLLSTAVLEPFSLDFVQRALVGGGLVAVLCGVVGTWVVVRGMAFLGEALAHGMLPGVALATVLGAPVLVGGALSAVVMSLGVAALQRRGRLSYDTSIGLLFVAMLALGVVVISHSGSFATDATSILFGDVLAITTADLGLLAGAAVVGVGLAVAFHRSLLALALDPRLAAVLGLGPRSAQAVLVGLVTLAVVASYQAVGSLLVVGLLLAPAVAAGHWTTRLPTRMVLSAVIGVLAVAVGLLVSWHAATAAGASIAATAIAFAGLSGVGHAAVGRRRKRRADTAAPGPASTAPVVTRAS, encoded by the coding sequence ATGCCCCTCCTCTCCACCGCCGTCCTCGAGCCGTTCTCGCTCGACTTCGTCCAGCGCGCCCTCGTCGGCGGCGGCCTCGTCGCGGTCCTCTGCGGGGTCGTCGGCACGTGGGTCGTGGTGCGCGGCATGGCCTTCCTCGGCGAGGCGCTCGCGCACGGCATGCTGCCCGGCGTCGCCCTCGCGACCGTGCTCGGGGCGCCCGTCCTCGTCGGCGGGGCGCTCAGCGCCGTCGTCATGAGCCTGGGCGTCGCGGCACTGCAACGGCGCGGTCGCCTGTCATACGACACGAGCATCGGCCTGCTCTTCGTCGCGATGCTCGCGCTCGGCGTCGTCGTCATCTCGCACTCGGGCAGCTTCGCGACCGACGCCACCTCGATCCTGTTCGGCGACGTCCTCGCGATCACGACAGCTGACCTCGGCCTGCTCGCCGGCGCGGCCGTCGTCGGCGTCGGCCTCGCCGTCGCCTTCCACCGCTCCCTGCTCGCCCTCGCCCTCGACCCGCGGCTGGCCGCCGTGCTGGGGCTCGGCCCGCGCTCGGCCCAGGCCGTGCTCGTGGGCCTGGTCACGCTCGCCGTCGTCGCCTCGTACCAGGCCGTCGGGTCGCTGCTCGTCGTCGGGCTGCTGCTCGCGCCGGCCGTCGCCGCGGGCCACTGGACGACGCGCCTGCCGACGCGGATGGTCCTCTCCGCGGTGATCGGCGTGCTCGCGGTCGCCGTCGGGTTGCTCGTCTCGTGGCACGCCGCCACGGCCGCGGGTGCCTCGATCGCGGCGACGGCCATCGCGTTCGCCGGCCTGTCGGGCGTCGGCCACGCCGCCGTGGGCCGACGCCGGAAGCGACGGGCCGACACCGCCGCCCCGGGGCCGGCGAGCACGGCACCCGTCGTGACCCGCGCCTCCTGA
- the ligD gene encoding non-homologous end-joining DNA ligase translates to MASEATTLRVGDRDVRISSPSRVLWPDLGVTKLDLARYLAEVGTPFVAANGDRPISLQRFGGDVDGDQYFSKNPPRGTPDYVRAVDVTYPSGRVHPQLVVDEPAAAVWAAQMNTLVFHPWASRAEQPDLPDQLRIDLDPQPGTDFADAVTAALDLRAVLDEAGLTAFVKTSGNRGLHVFAPIEPTHEFLDVRHAVIAAARELERRTPDRVTTAWWKEERGDRLFVDYNQANRDRTMAGAWSPRALPRASVSLPVTWDDLPGVDPAEHTVLTVPERLQTHGDPWATMHESPGRIDTLLAWWERDVADGLGELPFPPDFPKMPGEPPRVQPSRARQPAAD, encoded by the coding sequence ATGGCATCCGAGGCGACGACCCTGCGGGTGGGCGACCGCGACGTCCGCATCAGCAGTCCGTCGCGCGTGCTCTGGCCCGACCTCGGCGTGACGAAGCTCGACCTGGCCCGGTACCTGGCCGAGGTCGGCACGCCCTTCGTCGCGGCCAACGGCGACCGCCCGATCTCGCTGCAGCGCTTCGGCGGCGACGTCGACGGTGACCAGTACTTCTCGAAGAACCCGCCGCGCGGCACCCCCGACTACGTGCGAGCGGTCGACGTCACCTACCCGAGCGGCCGCGTGCATCCCCAGCTCGTCGTCGACGAGCCCGCCGCCGCGGTCTGGGCCGCCCAGATGAACACCCTGGTCTTCCATCCGTGGGCGTCGCGCGCCGAGCAACCCGACCTGCCCGACCAGCTGCGCATCGATCTCGACCCCCAGCCGGGCACGGACTTCGCCGACGCCGTGACCGCCGCACTCGACCTCCGGGCCGTGCTCGACGAGGCGGGCCTCACCGCCTTCGTCAAGACGAGCGGCAACCGCGGCCTGCACGTCTTCGCGCCGATCGAGCCGACGCACGAGTTCCTCGACGTGAGGCACGCCGTGATCGCCGCCGCCCGGGAGCTCGAGCGCCGCACCCCCGACCGCGTCACCACCGCGTGGTGGAAGGAGGAGCGCGGCGACCGCCTCTTCGTCGACTACAACCAGGCCAACCGCGACCGCACCATGGCGGGGGCGTGGTCTCCTCGGGCGCTGCCCCGCGCCTCCGTGTCCCTGCCGGTCACCTGGGACGACCTGCCGGGCGTCGACCCCGCCGAGCACACCGTGCTGACGGTGCCCGAGCGGCTGCAGACGCACGGCGACCCGTGGGCCACGATGCACGAGTCGCCCGGGCGCATCGACACGCTGCTCGCCTGGTGGGAGCGCGACGTCGCCGACGGCCTCGGCGAGCTGCCCTTCCCGCCGGACTTCCCCAAGATGCCCGGCGAGCCGCCCCGTGTGCAACCCAGCCGGGCGCGCCAGCCCGCCGCCGACTGA
- the aztC gene encoding zinc ABC transporter substrate-binding protein AztC — MTAPSTARHRTGLATARPAATRIAARIAAVTVAAALALTGCAPAGDDRPVVFVSTNILGDVVDELVGDQAEVVTLMKPDADPHSFEISAQQAARMRAADLVVSNGLGLEEGLQQHLDAAVDAGVPSFVAADAIDVLDYREGDAAGTPDPHFWTDPGRMLDVVDALGPVLAEVDGVDTAALTARTADYRAELDRLDAEMTTAFAAIPAERRALVTNHHVFGYLADRFDFDVVGAVIPGGTTLAAPSASDLADLVDAVETTGVPTVFAESSSPDRLVQALASEADVHVDVVELFTESLTAADGDAPDYLTMMRVDTERIATGLSP; from the coding sequence ATGACGGCACCGTCGACGGCCCGCCACAGGACCGGACTCGCCACCGCCCGACCCGCCGCCACCCGCATCGCCGCCCGCATCGCCGCCGTGACCGTCGCGGCCGCGCTGGCCCTGACCGGCTGTGCGCCCGCCGGCGACGACCGCCCGGTCGTCTTCGTGTCGACGAACATCCTCGGCGACGTCGTCGACGAGCTCGTCGGCGACCAGGCCGAGGTCGTCACCCTGATGAAGCCGGACGCCGACCCGCACTCGTTCGAGATCTCGGCGCAGCAGGCGGCGCGGATGCGGGCGGCCGACCTCGTCGTCTCGAACGGCCTCGGCCTCGAGGAAGGCCTCCAGCAGCACCTCGACGCGGCGGTCGACGCCGGCGTGCCCTCGTTCGTCGCGGCCGACGCGATCGACGTGCTCGACTACCGCGAGGGCGACGCCGCCGGCACCCCCGACCCGCACTTCTGGACCGACCCGGGACGCATGCTCGACGTCGTCGACGCCCTCGGTCCGGTGCTCGCCGAGGTCGACGGCGTCGACACCGCGGCGCTCACCGCCCGCACCGCCGACTACCGGGCCGAGCTCGACCGGCTCGACGCCGAGATGACCACGGCGTTCGCGGCGATCCCGGCCGAGCGTCGCGCGCTCGTGACGAACCATCACGTCTTCGGCTACCTCGCCGACCGCTTCGACTTCGACGTCGTCGGGGCCGTGATCCCCGGCGGGACGACGCTCGCGGCGCCGTCGGCCTCCGACCTCGCCGACCTGGTCGACGCCGTCGAGACGACGGGCGTCCCGACCGTGTTCGCCGAGTCGTCGTCGCCCGACCGGCTCGTGCAGGCCCTGGCGAGCGAGGCGGACGTCCACGTCGACGTCGTCGAGCTCTTCACCGAGTCGCTCACCGCGGCCGACGGCGACGCCCCCGACTACCTGACCATGATGCGCGTCGACACCGAGCGCATCGCCACCGGGCTCTCGCCCTGA
- a CDS encoding endonuclease/exonuclease/phosphatase family protein: MTPPTDTSAATPATTGPGDHRVVPTVGPVAAPDLHLMTYNVRRRMPQVLGTRHALADRWSTRLPTLRLLLEAERPSVLGIQEALPDQSAQLADALGADYASVGTGRDRDRGGERVELHVDTARLRIVRHEALWLSATPTVPGSRSYGNMIPRTAVHAELDDLATGARLHVVVTHFDHLSARSRRHSAVQLRTFTDALDGPVVVMGDFNAGVGSPAHRELTRDRLVDSREVADERLDPGWGSYSNYGPPRTGGRRLDWLLVDTGAHVDRAGVGGVRPGGVAPSDHDPVHAVVRWPSGHAAQRPAEHRPAEQRPAEHRPQES; this comes from the coding sequence ATGACGCCCCCGACCGACACCTCCGCCGCCACCCCCGCCACCACCGGTCCGGGTGACCACAGGGTCGTGCCGACAGTCGGCCCGGTCGCCGCCCCCGACCTGCACCTCATGACCTACAACGTGCGGCGGCGCATGCCGCAGGTCCTGGGCACCCGTCACGCGCTGGCCGACCGGTGGTCGACCCGCCTGCCGACACTGCGCCTCCTGCTCGAGGCCGAGCGCCCCTCGGTGCTGGGCATCCAGGAGGCGCTGCCCGACCAGTCCGCGCAACTCGCGGACGCCCTCGGCGCCGACTACGCCTCGGTCGGCACGGGTCGCGACCGCGACCGCGGCGGCGAGCGCGTCGAACTGCACGTCGACACCGCCCGGCTGAGGATCGTCCGTCACGAGGCACTCTGGCTCTCGGCCACCCCCACGGTGCCCGGGTCACGCTCGTACGGCAACATGATCCCCCGCACGGCCGTCCACGCCGAGCTCGACGACCTCGCGACCGGGGCCCGACTGCACGTCGTCGTGACGCACTTCGACCACCTCTCCGCCCGCTCGCGGCGGCACTCGGCCGTGCAGCTGCGCACCTTCACCGACGCCCTCGACGGGCCCGTCGTCGTGATGGGCGACTTCAACGCCGGTGTCGGCTCCCCCGCGCACCGCGAACTGACCCGCGATCGCCTCGTCGACAGCCGCGAGGTCGCCGACGAACGCCTCGACCCCGGCTGGGGCTCGTACTCGAACTACGGCCCGCCACGCACCGGCGGCCGACGCCTGGACTGGCTCCTCGTCGACACCGGGGCCCACGTCGATCGGGCCGGCGTCGGCGGGGTCCGTCCCGGCGGCGTCGCCCCGTCCGACCACGACCCGGTGCACGCCGTCGTGCGCTGGCCGTCCGGGCACGCCGCACAGCGCCCCGCCGAGCACCGTCCCGCCGAACAGCGCCCCGCCGAGCACCGCCCCCAGGAGTCCTGA
- a CDS encoding lamin tail domain-containing protein, with the protein MRTPLLRLGALTLAGSIAAAGLVATSALPALAADADVVVNEIDTTDDWVELLNTGATPTDVSGFVLRDNNDTRTLALPAGTVLAAGARLVVDVNDDAVWGAAAYGLGRDDAVRLYAADGTTLLDSYAWTQFPTTTYGRCADGTGEFATTAAGTRGTANECATTPAPTDPTDPDPTTPAPAPAEPATTDVVINEVESNGDDTDWVELTNVGTAPVDISGYTFRDEDDVRTPFTLPTGSVVQPGAFFVIDQASGSNPVGFDFGLGQPDSARLFDPAGTLVASYAWTVHSTVSYGRCPDGAGELTTTTATTKGAANDCSSPVRVNEVESQGGAPGDWVELTTVGTSSVDLGGYVLTDSDPTHRYVIPAGTTVAPGGFVVFDEQTPTSVGFDFGLGGADSVRLLLPDGTTAADGSTVADEYSWTSHAATTYGRGPDGTGDFAVTSAATKGTANTFAGVSVPTAWPGGPDEVPLDDEGTFTGDLSGLDYEPTGTATPGTLWAVQNGDGLLYRIVPDGAGGWAPQTTDGWVAGKKLLYPSGVATDIVDAEGVTVADDSSAGGVYVSTERNNASGSVSRPSVLRYDTTAAGSATALVATDEWNLAADFPGLGANAGLEGITWVPDSWLTEAGFVDEATGASYDPATYAGHGDGLFFVGVEGTASVYAYALMDDGSFERVATIATSFALVADLQFDADLDALWVVCDEACSGRTALFSVDESGAFAEDVVYEAPANADRGLANEGFAIAPAATSVDGFRQTFYADDNDTDGFSLRAGTFPGVAAEPGTPGDPGTPGTPGAPGSPVDPGAGVTPIGQGQGPAAVDGQLAFTGSDARWAAAAALLLVLAGAGTLIARRRRLTRD; encoded by the coding sequence ATGCGCACGCCCCTGCTCCGCCTCGGCGCCCTGACCCTGGCCGGCTCGATCGCCGCCGCCGGGCTCGTGGCCACGAGCGCCCTGCCCGCCCTGGCGGCCGACGCCGACGTCGTCGTCAACGAGATCGACACCACCGACGACTGGGTCGAGCTGCTCAACACGGGCGCCACCCCGACCGACGTGTCGGGCTTCGTCCTGCGCGACAACAACGACACGCGCACCCTGGCGTTGCCCGCGGGCACCGTCCTGGCCGCCGGAGCACGCCTCGTCGTCGACGTCAACGACGACGCCGTCTGGGGCGCCGCCGCCTACGGGCTCGGACGCGACGACGCCGTCCGCCTCTACGCCGCCGACGGCACGACCCTGCTCGACTCGTACGCCTGGACGCAGTTCCCGACGACGACCTACGGCCGCTGCGCCGACGGCACCGGCGAGTTCGCGACGACGGCCGCGGGCACGCGGGGCACCGCCAACGAGTGTGCGACGACACCGGCACCGACCGACCCGACGGACCCCGATCCGACGACCCCGGCACCGGCTCCGGCCGAACCCGCCACCACCGACGTCGTGATCAACGAGGTCGAGTCGAACGGCGACGACACCGACTGGGTGGAACTGACGAACGTGGGCACGGCGCCCGTCGACATCTCGGGCTACACCTTCCGCGACGAGGACGACGTCCGCACCCCCTTCACCCTGCCCACCGGTTCGGTCGTGCAGCCCGGCGCGTTCTTCGTGATCGACCAGGCCTCGGGCTCGAACCCGGTCGGCTTCGACTTCGGCCTCGGCCAGCCCGACTCGGCACGGCTGTTCGACCCGGCGGGCACGCTCGTCGCGTCGTACGCCTGGACCGTCCACAGCACCGTCAGCTACGGCCGCTGCCCCGACGGAGCCGGCGAGCTGACGACGACGACCGCGACCACGAAGGGCGCGGCGAACGACTGCTCGTCGCCCGTGCGCGTCAACGAGGTCGAGAGCCAGGGAGGCGCGCCCGGCGACTGGGTCGAGCTCACCACCGTGGGCACCTCGTCGGTCGACCTCGGCGGCTACGTGCTGACCGACTCCGACCCGACGCACCGCTACGTCATCCCGGCCGGGACGACCGTCGCCCCCGGCGGGTTCGTCGTGTTCGACGAGCAGACCCCGACCTCGGTCGGCTTCGACTTCGGCCTGGGCGGTGCCGACTCGGTGCGCCTGCTGCTGCCGGACGGCACGACGGCGGCCGACGGATCGACCGTCGCCGACGAGTACTCGTGGACCTCGCACGCCGCCACCACCTACGGCCGCGGCCCCGACGGCACGGGCGACTTCGCCGTCACGTCGGCCGCCACCAAGGGCACGGCGAACACCTTCGCCGGCGTCTCCGTGCCGACGGCCTGGCCCGGCGGACCCGACGAGGTCCCCCTGGACGACGAGGGCACCTTCACGGGCGACCTGAGCGGTCTCGACTACGAGCCGACCGGCACGGCCACCCCCGGCACGCTCTGGGCGGTGCAGAACGGAGACGGCCTGCTCTACCGCATCGTCCCGGACGGCGCCGGCGGCTGGGCTCCGCAGACGACCGACGGCTGGGTCGCCGGCAAGAAGCTGCTGTACCCGAGCGGCGTCGCGACCGACATCGTGGACGCCGAGGGCGTCACGGTCGCCGACGACTCGTCGGCCGGTGGCGTCTACGTGTCGACCGAGCGCAACAACGCGTCCGGGTCGGTCAGCCGCCCCTCGGTGCTGCGGTACGACACCACGGCGGCCGGCTCGGCGACGGCGCTCGTCGCGACCGACGAGTGGAACCTCGCCGCGGACTTCCCCGGCCTGGGGGCGAACGCGGGTCTCGAGGGCATCACCTGGGTGCCCGACTCGTGGCTTACCGAGGCGGGGTTCGTCGACGAGGCGACCGGCGCCTCCTACGATCCGGCCACCTACGCCGGCCACGGCGACGGGCTGTTCTTCGTCGGCGTCGAGGGCACCGCGAGCGTCTACGCCTACGCCCTGATGGACGACGGTTCGTTCGAGCGCGTCGCGACGATCGCGACGTCGTTCGCCCTGGTCGCCGACCTGCAGTTCGACGCCGACCTCGACGCGCTCTGGGTCGTCTGCGACGAGGCCTGCTCGGGCCGCACGGCGCTCTTCTCGGTCGACGAGTCGGGAGCGTTCGCCGAGGACGTCGTCTACGAGGCGCCGGCGAACGCCGACCGGGGGTTGGCCAACGAGGGCTTCGCGATCGCCCCGGCGGCGACGAGCGTCGACGGGTTCCGTCAGACGTTCTACGCGGACGACAACGACACGGACGGGTTCTCGCTGCGGGCCGGGACCTTCCCCGGTGTGGCGGCCGAGCCCGGCACGCCCGGTGACCCCGGGACGCCCGGCACGCCCGGTGCGCCCGGCTCTCCCGTCGACCCCGGCGCGGGCGTGACGCCGATCGGTCAGGGTCAGGGCCCGGCGGCGGTCGACGGGCAGCTCGCCTTCACCGGTTCGGACGCCCGGTGGGCAGCGGCTGCGGCCCTGCTGCTCGTGCTCGCCGGGGCGGGCACCCTGATCGCCCGTCGCCGTCGACTCACCCGCGACTGA
- a CDS encoding sugar phosphate isomerase/epimerase family protein: MTSSPSVQLYTVRDAVSADLQGAVARIAEIGFTQVEPYSFVERADEFEKAFAASGVTAPSGHAPVIDSDEPERAFAAAAQLGIGTVIDPFIPSDRWQTADDAAKIADRVNELQVLAAASGLKFGYHNHQWEFANKVDGRPVYDFFLERLNDDVVLEIDTFWSTVGGMDTPALLRSLGDRVQFLHVKDGKISGDIATALPSSESALEVPDALAAAFKNQTPAGQGDVDVAAVLAAAPHALRVVEFDDYAKDVFEGVAESFAWLQENDK, from the coding sequence ATGACCTCGTCACCCTCCGTCCAGCTCTACACGGTCCGAGACGCCGTCTCGGCCGACCTGCAGGGCGCCGTCGCCCGCATCGCCGAGATCGGCTTCACCCAGGTCGAGCCCTACTCGTTCGTCGAGCGCGCCGACGAGTTCGAGAAGGCCTTCGCCGCCTCCGGCGTCACCGCCCCCTCCGGTCACGCCCCCGTGATCGACTCCGACGAGCCCGAGCGCGCTTTCGCCGCCGCGGCCCAGCTCGGCATCGGCACCGTGATCGACCCGTTCATCCCGAGCGACCGCTGGCAGACCGCCGACGACGCCGCGAAGATCGCCGACCGCGTCAACGAGCTGCAGGTGCTCGCCGCGGCGTCGGGCCTGAAGTTCGGCTACCACAACCACCAGTGGGAGTTCGCGAACAAGGTCGACGGCCGTCCCGTCTACGACTTCTTCCTCGAGCGCCTGAACGACGACGTCGTCCTCGAGATCGACACCTTCTGGTCGACCGTCGGCGGCATGGACACCCCGGCGCTGCTGCGTTCGCTGGGTGACCGCGTGCAGTTCCTGCACGTCAAGGACGGCAAGATCTCGGGCGACATCGCGACCGCCCTGCCCAGCAGCGAGAGCGCCCTCGAGGTGCCCGACGCGCTCGCCGCCGCCTTCAAGAACCAGACCCCGGCCGGACAGGGCGACGTGGACGTCGCCGCCGTGCTCGCCGCCGCGCCGCACGCGCTGCGCGTCGTCGAGTTCGACGACTACGCGAAGGACGTCTTCGAAGGCGTCGCCGAGTCCTTCGCCTGGCTGCAGGAGAACGACAAGTGA